Below is a genomic region from Synergistes jonesii.
TTCCTCGAATCACGCTATCCTGTTAGCAGGGCTCAAGCCCATATTCGCCGACATAGACGATACGCTCTGTCTCGCCCCGGAATCGGTCCGCGCGCACATCACCGACAAAACGCGCGCGGTCCTTTTCGTCGGACTTGGCGGCAACACCGGAAGATATGAAGAGGTCGTCAAGATATGCGAAGAGCACAACCTTAAACTGATACTTGACGCAGCTCATATGGCCGGCACTCGCCTGCGCGGTGAGATTCCCGGCAAGGAAGCCGAAGTCGTCAACTATTCCTTCCAAGCGGTCAAAAACCTGCCGACAGCCGACAGCGGTATGCTATGCTTCAAAGAGGCGGAATTTGACAAGATAGCGCGCAGAAAAGCGTGGCTCGGAATCAATAAAGACACCTATTCGCGTTCGACGGGCGGCAACTACAAATGGCGCTACGACGTTGAGTATGTAGGCAACAAATATCACGGAAATTCCGTTGTCGCGGCGATTGGGCTCGCGCAGCTGCCGCATCTCGACATGGACAACGCCTACAGGCGTCAGCTCGCGTCATGGTACGATCAGATGCTCATGCCGTGCGGAGATAAAATCAAATTCATCACGGTGCCCGAAGGCTGCGAATCGGCGCGCCACCTCTATCAGATAATGATAAGCGACAGAGACGGGCTGATGACATACCTCAACGAACACGATATATACCCCGGCGTCCATTATGTGGACAATACGCAGTACAGGATGTACGCCTACGCGGCCGGTACATGCCCGAACGCCGCTTACGCAAGCGACCATCTGCTTTCGCTGCCGATGCACCTTCGCCTGACCTATGAAGACGTATCGACCGTGGCGGAGTGCGTAAAGGAATTTTTGGCGAAATAAACCAACAAGGGCGAAGCCTTGACAACAGGGCTTCGGCTTTTTCTATAAAATACGAGAGGAGTTTTGAAACTATGAAGGGTATAGTGTTGGCAGGCGGCAAGGGGACTCGTCTTTACCCGATAACTAAATCCGTTTCAAAGCAGCTGCTTCCTATATACGACAAACCTATGGTCTATTACCCCATTTCGGTCCTGATGCTTGCCGGCATCAGGGATATCCTGCTGATATCGGCGCCGGATGACATAGCCCAGTATGAGAGGCTGCTCGGCGACGGAAGCTGCTTCGGCGTCTGCTTCAGTTATAAGGTACAAAAAGAGCCGAGAGGCCTCGCCGACGCTTTCATCCTCGGCGAAGATTTCATAGGAAGCGAAAATGTATGCCTGATCCTCGGAGACAATATATTTTACGGGCAGAAGCTGTCTGACATCTTGAATCACGCGACCTCCCGCAAAGTCGGCGCTACAATTTTCGGCTATCCCGTCAAAAATCCGCGCGAATTCGGCGTCGTCGAATTTGACTCCGATAACAAAGTCATCTCGATTGAAGAGAAGCCCGCCGCGCCGAAATCAAATTATGCCGTGCCGGGTCTTTATTTCTATGACAACAGGGTCGTAGAGATAGCAAAAAACGTCAAACCTTCAAGAAGAGGGGAGATAGAAATAACCTCCATCAACAACGCCTATAAAGACATGGGAGAGCTGCGGGTGGAGCTTCTTGGGCGCGGCATGGCGTGGCTTGACACGGGCTCGCCGAAAGGCATGCTGAAAGCAGCCCAGTTCGTCGAAGCCGTTCAGTCGAGGCAGGGCTATTATATAGCGTGCCTCGAAGAGATAGCCTATAGGATGAAATTCATCGACGCCGACAGGCTCAAGACCATGGCAAAAGAGCTGGGGAAAACGGACTACGCTCAGTATCTTCTCACGACCGCAAACGAAAAATAGAAAGGAAACTGACTGCCATGAAAATCACAGAGCTCGAAGTGCCCGGAGTGTTTCTTCTCGAACCTAAATATTTTGAGGACAGCCGCGGCTATTACTGCGAGTCATATTCTAAGCGCACGCTTGCGGAGATTGGACTGAACGCCGACTTTGTCCAAGATGGACACAGCCTTTCAAGAGAAAAAGGGATACTGCGCGGAATACATTTCCAGAGATACCCACACTCTCAGACGAAACTCGTGCGCTGCACGCGAGGGCGTATCCTTGACGTCGCCGTGGATTTGCGCAAGGGCTCGAAATATTATACGAGATGGGTCGCTGTGGAGCTTTCCGAGGAGAATCGCAGGCAGTTGTGGATTCCAAAGGGCTTCGGACACGCATTCCTGACACTGTCGGAAAATTGCGAGCTTCAGTACAAGGTCGACGATTTCTACTGCCCACGGGAGGACCGTTCGATCGCCTGGAGCGATCCGCAGATAGCCGTAGACTGGCATTTAACTGCGGAGCCGACGTTATCCGAAAAAGACAAGAAAGCCCCTCTGCTGAAAGATAGCGATGTGAACTTCGCGACAGAAAATTGCTGATGCATATGATACAATAAAAAACAGCCAAGAGTGGAATTACGTATCTTTTCATATCTCCGCTTTAAGACATATGTTTCACAATGCTAAACTATGATGGCGGTATCAATTTAGATTGGAGTGCTGGAAATGCAGATGCTTAAACGCAATGCGATAATTGACTTACTGAAATTTCTATTTGCAATAGTAATAGTTTTACAGCATATAAATGTAATAGGTGTTTCTAATAGTGAATATTTGATAGGTAAATATGGTTTTGTATCTTCGGAGTTTTTCTTTATAGTCTCTGGATACTTGCTTGCCCATTCTACTGCAAAGAAAGATAAAATCGAAAGTAATATGTTAGGTGTCGATACTATCCATTTCATACTTCACAAAATACAAATAATTTTCCCCTATTTTGTTTCCGCATGGTTTATTGCATTTGTCAGTAAGTGCTTTATTTATAAATACGGTATTGCCGATATTTACTACAACCTGATTTATTCTATCTGGGAGCTTATGTTTTTAAGAATGTCCGGTATATATCATTTTCAGTCGATAGGACATACATGGTTCATCTCGGCTATGTTTATTGTAATGATCGTAATATATCCGTTAAATAAGGCTTTAAAAGATAAATTTCAGTTGATTATTGTCCCTTTTATTACTATTATAGGTTATGGTTTTATGTCACACAATTATAAGAACATTGATATATCTTATTCTTGGGGGGGGGGGGTGTTACATGGCGCTGCCTAGGGCGTTTCTCGCGATATCTCTAGGATGTCTTTGTTACGCCGCCGCAGATTATTTGGATAGAATAAATTTCACCAAAAAAGGGCGTGTTATATTGACAGTCATTGAATGTTTTTTATGGCTGTTTGTCTTTTCACACATTTTCTTTTTCTATAAAGAGAAATTAGATCTCGTTAATGTATTGTTTATTGCTATAGCTACTACCGTTTCTTTCAGTTCGAAAAGTTACCTGAGTCAAATAGTATGCGGAGATTTCTTTAGTTCCTTGGGAAAACTGAGCTTAACTTTGTATTTAAATCATTTTATTGTTACTAAGTATGTCAGCATAGTTGCTAAGCCTTTAAATCTTACAGACATACAGAAAATAACGGTTTACTTGATAGGCGCTATGATGATGGGAGTAATCGGGCTTGTAGCAGGAGATTGTGTAAAAGAATTTTATAACAAGTATAAATTTAAGTTAGTTAAACAGATGATAATAAATTAAATAATATACGCACAGGAGAGAAATTTTTTGTGGAGTGACACTGCCAAAACACACAAAAGAATATTTGAGCCGGTTATCGTTACGGTAGTAGTGCATTAAAGTGTTATAATTTTCAGACAACCAAATTTTAGTTTATGGGAGGGAATTACATATGGCAAACGAAAATCTTATCAGCCACAGACGACATTTATGGGCAGAAGGTGCGGTTCTGGGGGCAACTGGAGAGATATTGAATAATGAAAGTATGCGGTTGTCCTATATACACTCAGATTTCTTCCCCATAGAGAGTGGGGCTGCCTATACTTTCCGTTCCCTTGGTCCATGTAAGGGATTTTTAGTATTCTTCGACGCTGACAAGGTATACTTGGGGGTAAGGGCTCCAAATCTGGCTGCGCAGCAGCAAGAAGGAGGCTATACCTTTACGTCACCAAATGGGGCTGCCTGGTTCCGTGTTACGAGTTCCGTGCGTGACAGCAACGATACACTGCTGCGCTCTACCATTTATGACCTTGGCTATAAGCACCTTTACAAGCTGGAAAAGGGATCAGCGGCCACATCGTTTATCCCGTCAAAGCGCGATAGCCAGGAACCTGTTTATCTGGAATCCAGCGAAAGACCGAAAAACAACGCAGAAGCGGCAAGGCAATTGGTCAGTGTGGCTGAGAGTTACTTAGGTAGAGGCTGGGTCTATGGGCAGGAGCCTTCCAGACAGGATACATATACGTTGGAAGGACCACCGGCAGAAAGTCTGGTAACCGAAGCTGGCATAAAACAGATAGACTGTATGACACTAGCCGTGCTTGCTATAAACGGAATTGATTATTTCCAATCCAAATATTTTAATAGTTCGTTCCCATGGCGTGGCGCGAGGTATTATGGCTGGGGAAAATATCCGAACCATCTTTATTTGGAAGGGCTGTCACGATGGTTTTACAAAAACGGCTGGGAAATAGACCCGGGCATAAACTACAGCAAACTACAGGCAGGAGACCTTGTTTTCTGGGGCGGCAACCCTTTGAAACCAAGCTACGCACAGTTCAGTCCATATTTTCGATGCATAGACCATGTAGGTATATACACAGGGCGTTGGGTGCCGGATCCCAATCGGAATAACGAACTACACCCGCAGACGATAGAAGTGCAGATGGGCTCGCCTGTAGTTGTCCACCGTTTTGTAGATGAATATTCGGATGATACGGTAGTTACAAGCCACAGTACACAATGGATTCAGATGTTCGCACGCATACCGCTGGAAACGCCTTTTACAGAATATGACAGCGAACAAACGACGGGCAATGTGATTTATTCGAGCTACTATAGGCCGTCCTTGTTCTTTGAAGGAAATGGTCTGCCGTTTAAAATCGATATTTACGGTAGGAACTATGCAATATGGGAGATAGGTAACATAAACCCGGAAACAGGACAGAAGATCACGGCAGCTAACCGCATCAGGTCAGAATTTGTTCCGATTGGGACGAATTATAAAAATGGGAACGCCCTTTCTGCCGCCGGATTTACAAACGTTGCGTACTATTTCTACACCGCCGATCTTACATACCTGGGTTACAATCATGCAGAAGGGGAAATGTACAGCATAATAACATTTAAAAAAACCGACAACAGCAATATAACAAGTGCCGATCTTGCCACGTTCAACGAAATAACGGCGATTCAAAAGGCAGGAAGGGATACTCGTTGGGGCGCCAAATACCCGCCGGGATTCCATAGTTATGCCTATCTTGATACTGTGCTCCCAACAGGTTCATATCTTGACCGGCGAAACGGCAAATATGCCTATACTTCAGATGGGATAACCTGGACGGAGCTGCCCGCAATCGATCAGGCTAAGCTTAACGGATTGCGTATAGGGGACGGAGAAAACAATATTTACGTGCCTAACGGGCAGAAGGTTAAACTGATGAAACAGGAATGGTAGTCTTAAGGAGCGCAGGTGGCAAGAATGCTGGACAGGGGAAATTATGAGGTACAGCATCTTCATGGGAGCGTCGTCTTATACGAGGCGCTTATGTGCTCTCGAGCCTTTGGAGAGGCTATTTCATAAATTACAGAATCTTATAATTTCGCCTAATGGCTTTTTTAATTTTTCTTATAGGATATGATAGAGTCCCCGTTATTATGCGCGCTATGACTGCGGTTTTGTTTTTGCTTTTGCCAAACACTTCGGCAAATATCTCAGCATTTTCCCGTGTTGGGTTCTTAAGCAACTCTACCCAAGCGTGATATCCAACGTCAATGCGGTATTTCCTGAATTCTATTTTTCTCCCGAAGACTTTATCGGCCATTTTTACGCATTCGTCGGCCCATTTGAAGTAAGAGAGCGACAGGTTGTTGTTGTGGCTGTACGCGCTCCAGCTCGCGCTGTCCGAGGTCGTTACATAGCGATATGCGGACATCGCTTCATTGATGCGAAAGACGGGGCCGTAAAGAGTCAAAAGCAGCATCAGCTTCAAGTCGGGTATGCATTCGCAGGCGCAGTAATCTTCATCCTGCTGTTCGGTGAAGCTTAGAAAAACATTTTTATACATCAATGTCGAACTCTGCCCAGCGTGAAGCCCTTTTTCTACGTCCGCTATCGTACAAACCTGTTCCTTTGTGAAGTGGTCGAAGGCAAAGCCCTCCCGCTCGTTCCCGTCGTCGTCGATAAATGATATTTCGTGCGCGCAGGCGGAAAAATCGGGATGGCTCTCCATGAAGTCGAACTGTTTCTGCAGTTTCAGCGGGTCGGTCCAGTAGTCGTCGCCTTCGAGTACTGCGATGTATTTGCCGCGGCATCTTTTTCTCGCGTCACGTGAATTCCTAACGACACCGACGTTTTGCGAATGAAGTATGAGGTTGAAGATGTCCGGACGGCGTGCCGCATATTCTTTGAGTATCGAAGGCGTAGAGTCGGTGGAGCAGTCTTCGGCCACGAGGACTTCAAAGGGAAAGTCCGTGCGCTGCATGATTATACTTTCAAGAGCTCTGCGGATGTATTTTTCGTGGTTGTAAGCTATCAAGATAATGCTTAGAAGCGGCCTATCCGACATCGTCAGCGTCCCCTCCCCAACAGCTTCATTATAGCATTGTAATTGCGCGCGCAGTTCCCATTGTCGATGTGGGCGAAAAAGTCAGCCGCCCTTTTTGTGTATTTTTCTTCAGGCGCAAAGTTACTTCCGGCGTAGGCCGATATCTTGGAAAGCAGTTCGTCAAGAGTAGAGCAGAGCGGTCCGAAACCATCCTCCATGTAGTCGAAGTACGATGGTTCGAGATGCCTTTGTCTGAATTCTTCGGCGTCAAACTGATAGTATATGAGCGGCTTATGCATGTAGGCAAAATCCGTCGATATGCTTGAATAATCGGTGACGAGCATCGGCGATGCAGAGATGCGTTTCTGTATGTCGGCACTACTCCACTGTAGCAACGTTATCAGCTGCGAGCCGTACGAAAAATATTTCAGGAATTTTTCCATATTCCTGTGAGGGCAGAATATTAAACGAACACCGTTTTCTGCGAGTATTTTTTCAAGCTTGGGCGAATTTAAAAATTCCTGCCAGCGTTTGAAATAAAGAGTGTCCGTGAAATGTCCTGCGCCCTCTCCATGCGCTATCCATTTGCGCCATGTCGGAACTACAAGTATAGTTCCGTCACTGCCAGATTTCTCATTTATCAGAGCGTCGTAACGGCACATTCCGGCGCAGACGACGCTTCCTTCAGGGTAGCCGTAACGTTTTTTCACAAATTCAAATTCAGGTTTCGCACCACAGATAAAGAGGCTGATTTTTGTCTCTTTGTAATACAGGTATTTTACGTCATTGAGGATGATGCCGTGCTGAAGCAGTACCCTCTTGTTTTTTAAAAGGCCGGAAACCTCAAAGAGGTAGCATACCGCAGCGTTTGGCTTGCCTCCCTTCTGCGAGCTGACGTTGACTTCAGCGGCAAGATAATAGACCCAGTGACGCAGCGAACTGTAGGAGACGATTTCCCCGAGATTTTCAACTTTTTTAAAGTCTGATGAATTTATGCTTATTGCGTAGACTGCGTCGATCTCTGGATGTTCTTGCCTAAGATATTGGAATAGCCTATAAGCGTTGTCGCGTGCTTCGCCGGCGTATTCGGATATCAACCACATTTTCCCACGCCTTATGCGGTATACCGCTGAAAGCGGCAGCGCGAATAAGAACTTGAAGATGTGGATGATATCCTTATATGTTACCCTTGAAAATTTTTCTTTCAGCATCACGCTTACCGCAGCCATGGTCATATTATGATTTTTCGTACGCTGAGCAGACTGTCTCGCTATCCCCAGAGAGGACCGCTTTGCCGCTGTCCAGCCACAGGGCTTTTTGGCACATTCTGCGCACGGCGTCGCACGAATGCGAAACGAATAGCAACGTAACGTTGTTTTTCAGCATTTCCTGCATTCTCGCCTCGCATTTTTTCTGAAAGGCTTTATCTCCTACTGCGAGGACTTCGTCGATGATCAATATTTCCGGCCTGACCACCGTCGCAAGCGCGAAGCCTAGACGCGCGCTCATCCCGGATGAAAAGTTTTTGACCGGCACGTCTACGAAGCGTTGTACTTCAGCGAAGTTTGTGATCTCGTCAAAGTGATCTTCCATAAATTTTTTATTGTGTCCAAGCAGAGCACCGGCGAGAAAAATATTTTCGCGCGCAGTCAGCCTACCGTCGAAGCCAGCCTGCAGCTCTATCAAAGGTGCAATCTGCCCATATGTCTTAACCGTGCCGCGGTACGGCTTCAGTATGCCGCATATCAGCTTGAGCAGCGTTGATTTGCCCGAGCCATTGCGTCCTATTATGCCCCACGATTCGCCCTTTTTCACTGTGAGGCTGACGTTGTCTAAAGCGAAAAATTCTTGGAAGAGGAGCTCTCTCTTCGCTAGCTTCACGAAATATTCTTTTAGATTGTCTATTTTTTCTGTCGCGAGGTTGAAGCGGACAGCCGCGTCCCTGACCTCGATCATTGTCTTTTCTTCCATAAGATAAATTACTCCCGATTTTTACGTCTTATAAACATGCTACGCTATATGTAGAGTATAAAATTGTCCTGCGTTCTTCTGAATGTTTCGACTCCTATCACAAGTGAAAGCAACGCGGCGAAGCAGCCTATTATGAACATATCGGTATCAGGCATTTTGCCATAGAGAATGAAGCCGCGCGCTTGCTGCACGTATATAAAGATGGGGTTGAAATGCGAGACCAGCCAGTAAAGCTTTTGGGGAAGTATCTTTGCCGGATAAAATAGCGCCGACAGGTACATCCACGCTGTTAAGAAGGCGTTGTATATGTACTGGACATCGCGGAAATATACCGTGGCTGCCGCGAGAAAAAACGCCATGCCCATGCAGAATACGTAAAGCTGCAGCAGTGTAATCGGCAGCAACAGTATGTACCAGGATGGAAGCGTCTTCGTAAAGAGCATTACGATCGCTATCGCGCCGAGCGAAAAGATAAAATTCACAGCGGAACTCGTTACGCTTGCAAGGGTGAATATGTAGCGCGGCACGTAAGTTTTTTTCAGCAGCGCCGCGTTGCCGATGATCGACCACATACCAGTCCTTGTGGACTCGCTCAGAAAATCAAATATCGCCCTTCCGATGAGAAGGTATATAGGATAATTTATAATATCGTAGCGGAACATGTTGGAAAAAACGCCGGTAAGTACGATCATTATCAAAAGTGGATTCATTACGCTCCATAGGTAGCCGAGCACACTTCTCCTGTATTTCAGGCGGATGTCGCGCCTGACGAGCTGGGTGAGTAATTCCCTTTTGTTGTACAGGTTTACGACGCGCTGTATTGTCTTTGTTCTTGTCATTTCAAATTGTCCCCGCTATCTTTGGATGTTTCGGG
It encodes:
- a CDS encoding DegT/DnrJ/EryC1/StrS family aminotransferase; this translates as MAIQLFVPTFDVDNCLSEIKECLEKGWTGMGFKTVEFEEKWKQYTSLPNAYYLGSATAALNLSFDILKEGYDWKDDDEVITTPMTFISSNHAILLAGLKPIFADIDDTLCLAPESVRAHITDKTRAVLFVGLGGNTGRYEEVVKICEEHNLKLILDAAHMAGTRLRGEIPGKEAEVVNYSFQAVKNLPTADSGMLCFKEAEFDKIARRKAWLGINKDTYSRSTGGNYKWRYDVEYVGNKYHGNSVVAAIGLAQLPHLDMDNAYRRQLASWYDQMLMPCGDKIKFITVPEGCESARHLYQIMISDRDGLMTYLNEHDIYPGVHYVDNTQYRMYAYAAGTCPNAAYASDHLLSLPMHLRLTYEDVSTVAECVKEFLAK
- the rfbA gene encoding glucose-1-phosphate thymidylyltransferase RfbA, whose translation is MKGIVLAGGKGTRLYPITKSVSKQLLPIYDKPMVYYPISVLMLAGIRDILLISAPDDIAQYERLLGDGSCFGVCFSYKVQKEPRGLADAFILGEDFIGSENVCLILGDNIFYGQKLSDILNHATSRKVGATIFGYPVKNPREFGVVEFDSDNKVISIEEKPAAPKSNYAVPGLYFYDNRVVEIAKNVKPSRRGEIEITSINNAYKDMGELRVELLGRGMAWLDTGSPKGMLKAAQFVEAVQSRQGYYIACLEEIAYRMKFIDADRLKTMAKELGKTDYAQYLLTTANEK
- the rfbC gene encoding dTDP-4-dehydrorhamnose 3,5-epimerase; this encodes MKITELEVPGVFLLEPKYFEDSRGYYCESYSKRTLAEIGLNADFVQDGHSLSREKGILRGIHFQRYPHSQTKLVRCTRGRILDVAVDLRKGSKYYTRWVAVELSEENRRQLWIPKGFGHAFLTLSENCELQYKVDDFYCPREDRSIAWSDPQIAVDWHLTAEPTLSEKDKKAPLLKDSDVNFATENC
- a CDS encoding acyltransferase family protein gives rise to the protein MQMLKRNAIIDLLKFLFAIVIVLQHINVIGVSNSEYLIGKYGFVSSEFFFIVSGYLLAHSTAKKDKIESNMLGVDTIHFILHKIQIIFPYFVSAWFIAFVSKCFIYKYGIADIYYNLIYSIWELMFLRMSGIYHFQSIGHTWFISAMFIVMIVIYPLNKALKDKFQLIIVPFITIIGYGFMSHNYKNIDISYSWGGGVLHGAA
- a CDS encoding NlpC/P60 family protein, yielding MANENLISHRRHLWAEGAVLGATGEILNNESMRLSYIHSDFFPIESGAAYTFRSLGPCKGFLVFFDADKVYLGVRAPNLAAQQQEGGYTFTSPNGAAWFRVTSSVRDSNDTLLRSTIYDLGYKHLYKLEKGSAATSFIPSKRDSQEPVYLESSERPKNNAEAARQLVSVAESYLGRGWVYGQEPSRQDTYTLEGPPAESLVTEAGIKQIDCMTLAVLAINGIDYFQSKYFNSSFPWRGARYYGWGKYPNHLYLEGLSRWFYKNGWEIDPGINYSKLQAGDLVFWGGNPLKPSYAQFSPYFRCIDHVGIYTGRWVPDPNRNNELHPQTIEVQMGSPVVVHRFVDEYSDDTVVTSHSTQWIQMFARIPLETPFTEYDSEQTTGNVIYSSYYRPSLFFEGNGLPFKIDIYGRNYAIWEIGNINPETGQKITAANRIRSEFVPIGTNYKNGNALSAAGFTNVAYYFYTADLTYLGYNHAEGEMYSIITFKKTDNSNITSADLATFNEITAIQKAGRDTRWGAKYPPGFHSYAYLDTVLPTGSYLDRRNGKYAYTSDGITWTELPAIDQAKLNGLRIGDGENNIYVPNGQKVKLMKQEW
- a CDS encoding glycosyltransferase family 2 protein: MSDRPLLSIILIAYNHEKYIRRALESIIMQRTDFPFEVLVAEDCSTDSTPSILKEYAARRPDIFNLILHSQNVGVVRNSRDARKRCRGKYIAVLEGDDYWTDPLKLQKQFDFMESHPDFSACAHEISFIDDDGNEREGFAFDHFTKEQVCTIADVEKGLHAGQSSTLMYKNVFLSFTEQQDEDYCACECIPDLKLMLLLTLYGPVFRINEAMSAYRYVTTSDSASWSAYSHNNNLSLSYFKWADECVKMADKVFGRKIEFRKYRIDVGYHAWVELLKNPTRENAEIFAEVFGKSKNKTAVIARIITGTLSYPIRKIKKAIRRNYKIL
- a CDS encoding CDP-glycerol glycerophosphotransferase family protein, translated to MLKEKFSRVTYKDIIHIFKFLFALPLSAVYRIRRGKMWLISEYAGEARDNAYRLFQYLRQEHPEIDAVYAISINSSDFKKVENLGEIVSYSSLRHWVYYLAAEVNVSSQKGGKPNAAVCYLFEVSGLLKNKRVLLQHGIILNDVKYLYYKETKISLFICGAKPEFEFVKKRYGYPEGSVVCAGMCRYDALINEKSGSDGTILVVPTWRKWIAHGEGAGHFTDTLYFKRWQEFLNSPKLEKILAENGVRLIFCPHRNMEKFLKYFSYGSQLITLLQWSSADIQKRISASPMLVTDYSSISTDFAYMHKPLIYYQFDAEEFRQRHLEPSYFDYMEDGFGPLCSTLDELLSKISAYAGSNFAPEEKYTKRAADFFAHIDNGNCARNYNAIMKLLGRGR
- a CDS encoding ABC transporter ATP-binding protein, which produces MEEKTMIEVRDAAVRFNLATEKIDNLKEYFVKLAKRELLFQEFFALDNVSLTVKKGESWGIIGRNGSGKSTLLKLICGILKPYRGTVKTYGQIAPLIELQAGFDGRLTARENIFLAGALLGHNKKFMEDHFDEITNFAEVQRFVDVPVKNFSSGMSARLGFALATVVRPEILIIDEVLAVGDKAFQKKCEARMQEMLKNNVTLLFVSHSCDAVRRMCQKALWLDSGKAVLSGDSETVCSAYEKS
- a CDS encoding ABC transporter permease translates to MTRTKTIQRVVNLYNKRELLTQLVRRDIRLKYRRSVLGYLWSVMNPLLIMIVLTGVFSNMFRYDIINYPIYLLIGRAIFDFLSESTRTGMWSIIGNAALLKKTYVPRYIFTLASVTSSAVNFIFSLGAIAIVMLFTKTLPSWYILLLPITLLQLYVFCMGMAFFLAAATVYFRDVQYIYNAFLTAWMYLSALFYPAKILPQKLYWLVSHFNPIFIYVQQARGFILYGKMPDTDMFIIGCFAALLSLVIGVETFRRTQDNFILYI